The Lathyrus oleraceus cultivar Zhongwan6 chromosome 5, CAAS_Psat_ZW6_1.0, whole genome shotgun sequence genome includes the window GAAAATGTGATACACTTATCTCTCATAAATACTTTGCAAAATTCCTtgttgtttttatcagcaatatcttcaggaatgttgacaatgaattccttaaccAATCCCTCATAGCACTGAGATAACCCAACCACAATCTTCATTAACCCAACATTCTTTattaggtccatgacctctttgactTCAACATCATCATTTCCTAACTCTCTCTCTACAGCCACCCTTCTTTGAatcacaaacttccatttggcagctccatcttcaagatggaaagatATATTGTCCCAGTGCACAATAACAACTTTCATAGGGGACTTCCTCACAGTGGTTCTCTTCAtaggggagatgtcagggacatcttcgTCAGAATCCGAAACTTATCTAACCTTCCTTTTCTTCAcatcaactttgctccaagatttggaaGGATCTACATCAGCAGTCTTCTTCGCTGTTTTagctgacatcatttcagccacagatCTACCTTTTCTAGTCTTCATACTCTTAGCCATACTAggctttaagtgatgaagtaagttatcatcttgatcatcagacctatcatcctctaggtcaatcacatTGTTTGCAGAATCATGCTTCTCGGAATGGTAAGCATTGGCAGTTATAGATGCCATAGGTTTTCTTTTACTAGACACAGTTTGCCCTagagagcacaaaccttcagcaaCCATGTCCTTTCCAAATCTAGAGGAATCATCATCCTTCTCACTATGAGGTTCAACCTCAGGGGAGAGGTACATTATAGACAGAGGAGTAGAGACTCCCTTCacagaatgtccttcattaaggattctaatgactaggtttcttatgacacgatcagtgtggtGCATATCTTCCTTAGAACTAGTGGAATGAGTTGAGCTAGAAGGGATACTAGAGTTGTTACCTTGATTGGGGCATGCAGAAGCTgatgcatccatgggatggtttaAATCAAGGGCTTCGCCTGAAATAACAGACAGAGGGACCACATCCAAAATTTCATCATCGAGAAAGTCCACGGAGGGAGTGTTATCCTTGTGAGTAGGCTTAGTAGTTTTTGAACCAGATGGagtttgatgttgtgacatcttgtcGTTTTTGTGGAAAAATTTCAGTTGCCCTAACAGAGGAGTTTGAGGAAGAAGCAGGGagttggaaatgtttgagtagatagtgaggttgcgtgtgaaaaggtaatAAATGGTATTTCCAAgactaggtgatgatttaccataaagggggcgctttattttaagaaagcagacaataatttgattaccttttccattccatattaattgctacaaattttcataaataaaaatccctaatttccctcttaggaattcaaattgattttcatccaaggcctttgtaaaaatatcagctaactgcatcaCAGTAGCAACTTACTCTAGGGCTACAATTTTATCCTCcacgagttctctaataaaatggtgacggatataaatatgttttgtcctgctgtgatgaataggattcttagacatgtttatagcactcaagttgtcacaatataatgtcatgacatcttgcgtgacattgtattcagtcagcatttgtttcattCACACCAGTTGAGAGCAACTACTTCCAGCTTCTATATATTCAGCTTCAacagtggacagagacacacaattttgtttcttaccAAACCAagatattaagttgttccccaagaagaagcatcctcctgatgtgcttttcctatcatcagcacttccagcccaatcagcatcacaatatccagacatcacggattcagatccatgagtgtatagtacccatagtcactagtgccattgacatatttcaggatccttttcacttggtttatgtgactcacctttggttcaacttgatatctagcacatacacctacagcaaaagcaatgtcaggtctgcttgctgtgagatatagcagactccctatcatgcttctgtagagactttgatccacactgacaccattttcatctttagacactttcagatgagtaggagcaggtgtccttttgtggcttgtattctccatgccaaacttcttaacaatatttttggcatatttgctttgagatagaaagatagaatcttccacctgcttgacttgtagcccaagaaaataggttagttctccaacaaggctcatttcaaattcagactgcatttgttcaacaaaatgttgaaccatcttatttgacatcccaccgaacacaatatcatccatatatatctgagccaccatgagttttcctccttcatttttgacaaataaattcttatcaatgcctcccttcctgtatccattgtcaatgagaaacactgtgagtctatcataccaagctctaggagcttgtttcaacccatagagggctttcctcaacttatacacatgctttggaagatttgggtctgtgaaccctttaggttgttcaatgtaacacccttctaaaataccccaaatatttaattaaaatagcaatatatcaatcagagtaattatgcacttaagggtgtcacacaatcattttacaccaatcatcaaaatatcctgtcatgctcatttatttaatcaaaataaaacatttgcataattcgcagcggataaaaactaacaacattcaaaccatgtaatacattacagGTAAAGTTGTCCAACAACCAAATGAAAccatagtaaaacatcccatcccgatgttacatctaccagagcatgacccactaaggactacactagactccaaggactagcttctactcaatcactgctcgttacctgaaaacatagttgtaagggtgagttcctcaatcaatataatgagcattataaaatatcatgtcatgttaagtaatttaacacattaatcaccctaatcacatcacacattcggtaacggcacatcaattcaaatatcatactcaataccaatacaattcatgctcatactcaatatcaacacaaacacacgtataatattggaatacatccattcatattatacgccatacacatattatgcaatgagactccatgcatgcggtaccgactatttgtgaacatatagttcacctcaccgtccaaatccaggcacggctaccaagcccactagtcccactcatttgagacctagtgactcactcactaattcctcaccatgggaattagctaccaccccaagggccatgctatgcacgctaattcacctagcatgcaaacatcaacaacagtccaaaatgactaactcactaattcctcaccatgggaattagctaccaccataaaggccacaatatgcatgctaatcacctagcaatgctaaatcatcaaccacaattcaggaatagacatatgctcacactctaagccataaaacagtctattcacaaatgcacacataactgatacatttacaagatcatgcataccatcacacatcatcagtattttatcacataagcatatcagatcatgccaaagaacaaccacagtattagcacactctactaatacctatactactcaaaacaacgggaaatgatccctaatatatcatacatcagctaaattacattactcagctgaacaactAAAAACcgcacaacaacagctcagggaaatcacaagtctgcccatacgcgtattgcctagtcccatacgcgtatggcccatttctcagccaaaacccatacgcgtaacaccatctcatacgcgtatgctacgcgtaccacacccctatacgcgtaccaacagagaccaaaacacgttcaaaacatcatcttcctcatccatacgcgtattgcctagtgccatacgcgtaccagaccatctcatacgcgtattgcctagtgccatacgcgcatgaccagaaaccagaatttccagatctgcaatggctttctctgctacgaaatTCCTCAGATCCgaccttccacagtccaattttacacagtattcgttcatatcatctaacacaattcatatcttattcaatctcacaaatcctaacactattgcatctaattcctacgaatttccttcaattttaatccagattcgttcatcccaaaagttcacaattttcagcataattatttcaatcagaggtaaatcaatggtttatcactacccattacatattatcccataatacccattaaacgatgataaaccccccttacctaagttaatccggcgaatctttaagcttcaagctcttcctctcttcaacccttgttttctggctctctttgcccctttttccacttttctgtcccttttccttttcacgtgaaaataaacctttttactcaatgggaccttttctaaattccaacttatatattttccaataattattattccaataataataataataataataatccaataattccaattatttaattaaattaataaatatattattaacttaaattaaataattatcttattttatcggggtgttacattcaacatatacttcctcatttaagtagccatttaataaggcacttttcacatccatttggaacagtttaaacttcataatacatgccactccgagcagtaatctaatggactccaggcgaaCTACAagggaaaatgtttcatcaaagtcaactccttcaacttgagtgtatccttgtgctaccaatctttctttatttttagtaaccacacctttttcatcagatttattcttgtaaacccactttgttccaataacatttattccttcaggtcttggaaccaattcccacacttcatttctcttgaattggcctaactcttcctgcatggaattgatccagaattcatcagttaaggcttctttgacattcttGGGCTCAATATTGGACACAAAAGGCATGTGAGATCACTccccttgatctagtggtgacccctttatttgggtctcctataatgagatctttcggataatccttctgaattctgatagtgggtcccttattaattttatcAGCTTCAGGTTTAGCTTGAGTGGACTCACTCTCATTACTGTTGTCCAGGAGATCAGCTGGGGTATCATTCAGagatgtttcaacatcgtctgtgacatccgtctcttgatcatcaacaacaacattaatagattccatcataacttttATTTTGGAATTAAAGATCCTAAACGCTCTGCTAtttgttgagtagcccaaaaatattccttcatcactcttggggtccattttccttctttgttcacgatcagccaggatataacatttactaccaaacacatggaagtatttgacagtaggtcttcttcccttccagacttcatataaagtggttggggtccctttcttcaaggttactctgttgtgaacatagcaggccgtgttcatagcttcagcccagaagtggtaagacaacttcttagcatgaatcataactctagcagattcttggagagttaTATTTTTCCTTTCAACCACACCATTTTGCTAGGGGTAATGGAagatgagaactcatgaccaattccttcagatgaatagaattcaacaaatttattgttctcaaattctttcccatgatcacttctgattctgataacccgactctctctttctctttgaagtcttaggcaaagatctttAAACACCTCAAACAgatcagatttttcccttataaaatttacccaggtatatctggagaagtcgtccaccacaacataagcataccttttcccaccaagactttccacctgcataggtcccattaagtccatgtggagaagttccagcactctagatgtggtgtcatgtttgatcttctgatgtgacatctttgtctgctttccaatctgacactcaccacaaactcttcctccatcaatctttaattttgggattcctctgacagcttcaacaaatataatcctcttcgttcctttaagatgcagatgacctagtttttgatgccatagtttcacttcttcttctctagctagagtacacattgatgaataactaGTTTCTTGAGAGTTCCACATATAacagttgtccttagacctgactcctttcatgatcacctcattttttCCATTTGTAATcaagcattcagtttttgtgaagttcacatttagaccttggtcacatagttgactgatgttaatcaggtttgcagtcaatcttttaacaagcagcacattatcaaggttagggactccatgacattttagctttccaatccccttgatttcaccttttgatccatcaccaaaagtcacatagctggtgacatgaggttgaaggtcaattagcaggttttttgcttctagtcatgtgtctggagcatccactgtcaaaataccagtcttctttggctgaaactcttaaggaagtgtgagctatcaagttagtagcaccagccTTAGGAACCCACTATTTTCTGTTAACAAGGATGTGGTGTTTGAGTCTAGGTTGATGATAAGtaggactaggatagccatacaacttaaagcaaaatggttttatgtggccaaatttcccacggtaatgacatctccatctttggtgttttcttttatgttgtctttccttgtgatattgagacacctgatgtgacatctttggtttgctaccagtgggACTACACTCAGGAGAGGATTtattgaacccaaggccagtcTTGTCTCCTACAATCTTTCcagtctggaggattttgtctaaggtgttAGATCCACTATTTAGCATTCTaacatactttgtcatctcatctagtttggagttcaggaacacggcttcaatcttcaacttagaaatggtttctaagtgttttgtcttctcatcctctagttgggttatcaatttcttccgattctccacttgttggcacacttcttcacttctgtaaCATAACTTCCTATAGgtagtagctaattcatcaaaggttacttcatcatcacttgagtcttcatcagaaccccatcttccagtcaagggagtcacaagattggcagactctccttttgtttcactttcatcagaccaagtagcagcaagactcttcttctatttcttgaggtaggtcccacattcagctctaatgtgtccatacgCTTCACATTCATGGCATTGAATTcctttgccttgtttgatttttcttcagattttgttcttcttccagcatcattggacctactgatgtcaaatgagttgttcttgacattagactttgaccttacatccatcctttttaggagtttgttgaattgtctccccaataatgctacatcatttgttagatcttcatcagtatcctgactactgtcttcctctttctctttagtgtttgacataaaggctatgcttttgactttcttttcagatccatcactcattcctaactcgaatgtttggagagatccaattagctcatccactctcatattgcatatatcttgagattcttctatggctgtcactttcatggcaaatctcttgggaagtgacctgagaattttcctcacaagcttttcatctgacatcttcttacccagggctcctgaggcattagcaatttcaaggatattcatatggaagtcatgaatactttcatcttctttcatcctcaaattctcaaacttagtagtaagcagctgcaatctagatatcttcactctagaggtaccttcatgagtggttttgagaatattccaagcatctttagccacctcgCAGTTGTTCACCAGTttgaagatgttcttatcaaccccattgaatatagaattcaatgctttagagtttccaagagctagttcatcctcctcctttGTCCATtattcctcagccttcttatcagttgtgacttctccttccttagtaacgAAGGGATGTTCTCAGCCTGTtagaacagccttccaagccttattatccaaagatttcaagaaggctaccattcaaggtttccagtagtcatagttagatccatccagaattggtggtctgtgtacagatcctccgtctctgcccatagtactagaaagtaacatcccaagatctcacccagaaccagagcaggatgcctgctctgataccaattgaaattctggtatcagatatgagatgtcgaaggtaatatcacgacactaatatctgaacaacaactaaaatataaacaggataaaagacaaagaaacaatagaacaagtgacacaagcaattgttaacccagttcgatgcaaactcacctacgtctgggggctaccaagccaggaaggaaatccactaaacagaattagttcaaagactcccagtaaacaacttcaagttacagtcttttcatctaatctctacccgtgtgacttctatctaaaAACTCTTAGATAcgagaccctactcactccccctcaattgcagcagtgatataaaaacaaatattataaagaaagaagacactcttcaagaacacatacttgatcttgcttaaaagcttcaaccaagtaaacaaacactcatgcttcaaagcctagagtggacaaattacaacacaaaagtcagtccaattcaatcatcaataagatgaatgaatggctcacaatacatAAGCTCACACAAGGTTAAAACCTTGTaactctctcactatttcgttcatttctcttgtgtgttaaaaccaggttttacatggcctttaaatagaagcttttgaatgggtctgggcatcataaaaccctaaatctattttccttgcGTATCTTCTTATTTAACGACAGCTAAccatcccttattggaaaatagatcattctggttttaaatcaaattactccttgaatagtgcattcaatctccacataatCACACACAAATTTGCATGAAAAACACAatcttaagatacataacattcagacttaatgttctgtatacacatgtcttaacatcgggtctgacatcttagctaaatcttgcacaaccatatttaaacatcctaCAGGAAACTcatatcacatgtcaagacaatACGCGTaacaacttgtgataactctaggttttaccaaaattgatgccaacacatagaaccaacagGTTGAAACACTATAATGGAGGTGACATCCCTACATATTACTCTGGCCATACTCTAATTGATCCACCAATTGCTACTTCTACAATATGAGTTCTAT containing:
- the LOC127082444 gene encoding uncharacterized protein LOC127082444, producing MSQHQTPSGSKTTKPTHKDNTPSVDFLDDEILDVVPLSVISGEALDLNHPMDASASACPNQGHSVKGVSTPLSIMYLSPEVEPHSEKDDDSSRFGKDMVAEGLCSLGQTVSSKRKPMASITANAYHSEKHDSANNVIDLEDDSMAKSMKTRKGRSVAEMMSAKTAKKTADVDPSKSWSKVDVKKRKRTTVRKSPMKVVIVHWDNISFHLEDGAAKWKFVIQRRVAVERELGNDDVEVKEVMDLIKNVGLMKIVVGLSQCYEGLFLGRSIEGAGELEAINNEVCREITARQMKEWPIKKHIPVGKLTAKYAILHKIGSVNWVSTNHISTISNTLGRFIFAVGTKLKFGYGSHVEDIVMTSAMKESLEALIASLERAEGENIEQVKEAEAQTSSERSVTNDQTSGNFVSDADEAASSSSSD